One Bradyrhizobium manausense DNA segment encodes these proteins:
- a CDS encoding ATP-binding protein — protein sequence MPDNNNQDSAISFGPFRLFPKSRLLERDGAHLHVGGRALDILIFLAERPGEVVDKRELVKRVWADVNVDDGSLRFHIAALRKALGDTGKSARYVVNVPGRGYCFVASLAQVAPALPASPVDVPLPRSLPAPLARVIGRDDVIEKISTGLAQHRFVTVVGPGGIGKTAVAVTVGHRRLGHFDGTVFFIDFGPVRKPELAAITIASTLGLSINAEDPVPALLTHLQSKPTLLIFDSCEHVLESLAPLVERLVREAPRLHVLATSRESFRSEGERIFRLFPLDCPPRRDDLAVADVLAYPAAQLFVERIAQSSGAFQLSAEEAPLVADICRRLDGIALAIELAAGRVNAYGIAGTASLLDSRFSLQWRGRRTAIPRHQTLSAALDWSYDLLSASESAILRRLSVFVGPFTPEAAAAVASGDGLSAAATMEAIDNLVTKSLIAPSGARTLRYRLLDTTRTYALGKLNEAGEAKRIAQRHAEYFRGLFERAEAETSSPLTDWLGTYGAELDNLRAALDWALSPDGDAQLGIGLTAVAVTLWVRLSLFSECRERARTALAALGDQDDDRLRMQLLAALGWSLMYGEGRAREARPVLEATLELADRFDDKDFRLRALWGLSIDQFNNGAFGKARALADRFAEAAANSPDKTDLMLADRLTAVVLHYLGDQREARVRIDRVNASLHVLAEKPKIFPLDLRISTKYFRARILWLQGYADQALALAEQNIHEGRANGHALTFCSVLGQAACPIAFLAGDYDAAERYGTELLEHTDRHAIRLWGLWARAFNALVVARRTNVETGLPLLRDELNRAGDARFLPRFLPLLGELAACFGQANQVHQGLDTVENALARCNDRQERWYLPELLRIKGELMLREAPQPEAADACFHEAMDLATQQGAEFWQLRCAISIAQLRMKQDQRAEALAALEKVCDMLTEGSDIADMRMARGLITQLRAA from the coding sequence GTGCCAGATAACAACAACCAAGACTCGGCCATTTCTTTTGGGCCATTTCGACTGTTTCCGAAGTCGCGCCTCCTGGAGAGGGACGGCGCGCATCTTCACGTCGGGGGCCGTGCGCTCGACATCCTGATCTTCCTGGCCGAGCGGCCCGGCGAAGTGGTCGACAAACGCGAGCTCGTCAAGCGCGTCTGGGCCGACGTGAATGTCGATGATGGCAGCCTCCGCTTCCATATCGCAGCACTGCGCAAGGCGCTCGGAGACACCGGCAAGTCGGCCCGTTATGTCGTCAACGTTCCCGGGCGAGGCTATTGCTTCGTCGCGTCGCTGGCGCAGGTCGCGCCCGCGCTTCCTGCTTCCCCGGTCGACGTTCCCCTGCCCCGCTCGCTGCCCGCTCCACTCGCCAGGGTAATCGGGCGAGACGACGTCATCGAGAAGATTTCGACCGGGCTCGCGCAGCACCGCTTCGTCACCGTGGTCGGCCCGGGCGGGATCGGCAAGACAGCCGTGGCCGTGACCGTGGGCCATCGCCGACTTGGGCATTTTGACGGCACAGTCTTTTTCATCGACTTCGGACCGGTGCGAAAGCCCGAACTCGCGGCGATCACCATCGCCTCCACCCTCGGGCTGTCCATCAATGCGGAAGATCCGGTCCCGGCCCTGCTGACCCATCTCCAGTCGAAGCCGACATTGCTGATCTTCGACAGTTGCGAGCATGTGCTGGAGAGCCTTGCACCGTTGGTCGAGCGCCTCGTTCGCGAGGCGCCGCGGTTGCACGTGCTGGCAACCAGCCGTGAATCCTTTCGCAGCGAAGGCGAACGTATCTTTCGACTGTTTCCGCTGGACTGCCCGCCCCGGCGCGACGATCTCGCCGTGGCCGACGTTCTCGCCTATCCCGCAGCCCAGCTCTTCGTCGAACGTATCGCGCAGAGTTCCGGAGCATTTCAGCTCAGCGCGGAGGAAGCGCCGCTGGTGGCCGACATCTGCCGCCGCCTTGACGGCATCGCGCTTGCGATCGAACTCGCGGCGGGACGCGTCAACGCCTATGGAATCGCCGGCACGGCATCCCTGCTCGACAGCCGCTTTTCGCTGCAATGGCGCGGGCGACGCACCGCCATCCCGCGACACCAGACGCTCAGCGCCGCGCTCGACTGGAGCTACGACCTGCTTTCCGCATCCGAGAGCGCCATCTTGCGGAGATTGTCGGTCTTCGTCGGGCCGTTCACGCCGGAGGCAGCCGCCGCCGTCGCCTCGGGCGACGGGCTCAGTGCCGCCGCGACGATGGAGGCGATCGACAATCTCGTCACGAAGTCGCTGATCGCACCCTCAGGCGCACGAACACTGCGCTATCGCCTGCTGGATACGACGCGGACCTACGCGCTCGGCAAGCTCAACGAAGCCGGTGAAGCCAAGCGGATCGCACAGCGGCATGCCGAATACTTCCGCGGCCTGTTCGAGCGCGCCGAAGCCGAGACCTCCTCCCCCCTGACGGACTGGCTAGGCACCTACGGCGCGGAACTGGACAATCTGCGCGCCGCGCTGGATTGGGCCCTCTCGCCCGATGGCGACGCACAGCTCGGCATCGGGCTGACGGCGGTGGCGGTCACGCTCTGGGTTCGTCTTTCCTTGTTCTCCGAATGTCGCGAGCGCGCCAGAACCGCACTGGCCGCGCTCGGAGACCAAGACGACGACCGGCTGCGCATGCAGCTCCTCGCGGCGCTCGGCTGGTCGCTCATGTACGGCGAAGGGCGGGCGCGCGAGGCGCGCCCCGTTCTCGAAGCCACGCTCGAGCTGGCCGACAGGTTCGATGACAAGGATTTCAGGTTGCGGGCCCTCTGGGGCTTGTCCATCGATCAGTTCAACAATGGCGCGTTCGGCAAGGCGCGCGCGCTCGCCGACCGTTTCGCCGAAGCCGCGGCGAATTCGCCTGACAAGACGGACCTCATGCTGGCGGACCGCCTCACGGCCGTCGTGCTGCATTATCTCGGAGATCAGCGCGAGGCGCGCGTTCGTATCGACCGGGTGAATGCGTCGCTGCATGTGCTGGCCGAGAAGCCTAAGATCTTCCCGCTCGATTTGCGGATATCGACAAAATATTTTCGCGCCCGCATCCTGTGGCTCCAGGGTTATGCGGATCAGGCCCTGGCACTCGCCGAGCAGAACATCCATGAAGGCCGTGCCAACGGACACGCGCTGACCTTCTGTAGCGTGCTCGGACAAGCCGCCTGCCCGATCGCCTTTCTGGCCGGTGACTACGATGCCGCCGAGCGCTATGGGACCGAGTTGCTGGAGCACACCGATCGCCACGCCATCAGGCTCTGGGGTCTGTGGGCGCGCGCGTTCAACGCGTTGGTCGTCGCTCGGCGCACGAATGTCGAGACGGGCCTGCCGCTGCTGCGCGACGAACTCAATCGTGCCGGCGATGCGCGCTTCCTGCCGCGCTTTCTTCCCCTGCTCGGCGAGCTCGCGGCATGTTTCGGACAAGCCAACCAGGTCCATCAGGGCTTAGACACGGTCGAGAACGCGTTGGCGCGTTGCAACGACAGGCAGGAACGCTGGTATCTGCCGGAGCTGCTTCGCATCAAGGGTGAGCTGATGCTGAGAGAGGCACCGCAACCAGAAGCCGCCGACGCCTGCTTTCACGAAGCCATGGACCTGGCCACGCAACAGGGCGCAGAGTTCTGGCAGCTGCGATGCGCCATCAGCATCGCGCAGCTCAGGATGAAGCAGGATCAGCGCGCAGAGGCACTCGCTGCTCTGGAGAAGGTCTGCGACATGCTGACCGAAGGATCTGATATCGCCGATATGCGGATGGCGCGCGGCCTGATCACGCAACTGCGCGCGGCATAA
- a CDS encoding Bug family tripartite tricarboxylate transporter substrate binding protein, with amino-acid sequence MPSLSRRDFVNAAAFAAALAGIPRNGSAADYPSRRIRLVIPYSAGGSGDQIGRPWVEKMSSQLGPTFVDNIGGAGGAIGTTEVAREKPDGYSLLLGNGSTQVIIPLTTPNPAYAMGDFRAIYRLISSALVFAVHPSVPATDLQGLIAYARSNPGKLSYGTPGIGTGNHLVGEQFKQQAGGLDIVHVPYRGIAQATNDLVSGQISLVVAVMSVQLQQLNRAGKIRLLAVTTDKRLSGAPDIPTAIESGMQGLSYEGWFGLFAPKGTDDAIIDRIARETRTAMADPALQANYRAQGMEPDSDSSPDKFQRIVDATSASLGPVIKSIGLQAL; translated from the coding sequence ATGCCTTCCCTCTCACGGCGAGACTTCGTCAACGCAGCCGCGTTTGCGGCCGCACTCGCCGGAATTCCACGCAACGGAAGCGCGGCGGATTATCCGTCGCGTCGCATTCGGCTGGTGATCCCATATTCTGCCGGAGGTTCAGGCGATCAGATCGGTCGCCCCTGGGTTGAGAAGATGTCATCTCAACTCGGTCCGACATTTGTCGACAATATCGGCGGTGCGGGCGGCGCGATCGGGACGACCGAGGTCGCGCGCGAGAAGCCCGATGGCTATTCGCTGCTGTTGGGAAACGGCAGCACGCAGGTGATCATTCCGTTGACGACGCCCAATCCCGCTTATGCCATGGGAGACTTTCGGGCGATCTATCGCCTGATCAGCAGCGCGCTGGTTTTCGCCGTTCATCCGTCGGTGCCGGCCACGGATCTGCAGGGCCTGATCGCCTATGCGAGGAGCAATCCCGGCAAGCTATCGTATGGGACACCCGGCATCGGCACCGGTAATCACCTGGTCGGTGAGCAGTTCAAGCAGCAGGCAGGTGGGCTGGATATCGTCCACGTCCCTTATCGGGGCATCGCGCAGGCCACCAACGACCTCGTCAGCGGCCAGATATCCCTCGTCGTTGCCGTGATGTCGGTCCAATTGCAGCAGCTGAACCGGGCCGGCAAAATAAGGCTGCTCGCCGTCACCACCGACAAGCGCCTGAGCGGCGCACCTGATATCCCGACTGCCATTGAATCGGGCATGCAAGGTCTCAGCTATGAGGGATGGTTCGGCCTGTTCGCGCCGAAAGGGACGGATGACGCGATCATCGACCGCATCGCGCGAGAGACCCGTACGGCCATGGCCGATCCCGCACTCCAGGCGAACTATCGCGCGCAGGGCATGGAGCCCGACAGCGATTCAAGCCCGGACAAATTCCAGCGAATCGTCGATGCCACCTCGGCAAGCCTTGGACCGGTGATCAAGTCGATTGGACTGCAAGCGCTGTAG
- a CDS encoding RbsD/FucU family protein, with the protein MLKGINPLLNADVLYALRAMGHGDRLVVCDTNFPADSIARQTVFGELLRIDNVSTAKAIEAILSVMPLDTFVDDAAMRMEIVGQPQEVPPVQREVQAVIDRAEGRAWPLVGVERHAFYEKAKAAYCVIATGERRFYGCFLFSKGVIAPDG; encoded by the coding sequence ATGCTCAAAGGCATCAACCCGCTGCTGAATGCCGACGTGCTCTACGCCTTGCGGGCAATGGGGCATGGGGATCGTCTCGTCGTATGCGACACCAATTTTCCAGCCGACTCGATCGCACGCCAGACCGTGTTCGGCGAGCTGCTTCGCATCGACAACGTCAGCACGGCCAAGGCGATCGAAGCCATTCTCTCGGTCATGCCGCTCGATACGTTCGTGGACGATGCTGCGATGCGCATGGAGATCGTCGGCCAGCCTCAGGAGGTGCCGCCGGTTCAGCGCGAGGTGCAGGCCGTGATCGACCGCGCCGAGGGACGCGCGTGGCCGCTGGTGGGGGTCGAGCGCCATGCCTTCTATGAGAAGGCCAAGGCAGCCTACTGCGTGATCGCCACCGGTGAGCGGCGCTTCTATGGTTGTTTCCTTTTCAGCAAGGGCGTCATTGCACCGGACGGATAA
- a CDS encoding FMN-dependent NADH-azoreductase produces the protein MAKLLHLSCSPRADSESSAGARIFLDGFRQARSDWDIDVVDLWHERMPEFAGPIVEAKYARMKAQAFDDAQRNSFAEAERIALRFSLADRVLISTPMWNFGIPYKLKQWFDIVIQPGLTFRFDPVQGYLPLLKDRPTVVILASGSDFATGMNRGRIDMATPYLREALRFIGVSDVRFVPIGPTAGPAEPIRAARETAHRRLAEIARRF, from the coding sequence GTGGCAAAGCTTTTGCACCTCTCCTGCTCGCCACGAGCCGATTCCGAGTCGAGCGCCGGTGCGCGCATCTTCCTTGACGGCTTCCGCCAGGCCCGTTCCGATTGGGACATCGACGTCGTCGATCTCTGGCACGAGCGCATGCCGGAGTTCGCCGGCCCCATCGTCGAGGCCAAATACGCGCGCATGAAAGCGCAGGCCTTCGACGACGCGCAGCGGAACAGCTTTGCCGAAGCCGAACGGATAGCGCTGCGCTTCTCACTGGCCGACCGCGTGCTGATCTCGACGCCGATGTGGAATTTCGGCATCCCCTACAAGCTGAAGCAGTGGTTCGACATCGTCATCCAGCCAGGGCTGACGTTCCGCTTCGATCCCGTTCAGGGCTATCTTCCACTATTGAAGGATCGCCCGACCGTCGTGATCCTCGCCTCCGGCAGCGACTTTGCCACCGGCATGAACCGCGGCCGCATCGACATGGCGACGCCCTATTTGCGCGAGGCGCTCCGCTTCATCGGCGTCAGCGACGTGCGCTTCGTGCCGATCGGCCCCACGGCAGGCCCGGCCGAACCGATCCGCGCCGCGCGCGAGACCGCACATCGCCGCCTCGCCGAGATCGCCAGGCGATTCTGA
- a CDS encoding isochorismatase family protein, with the protein MTHVTLRSEFETLIDPYAPVAQVGTGFDFTEGPIWHPIDHYLLFSDMPGDVRRRWDARRGVAEVKRPSNKCNGMTYDAELNLIVCEHATSSLIRERPDGRREVLASHFGGQELNSPNDVCVHSSGAIYFSDPWYGRMPVYGVERPRQLGFQGVYRVVPGSEPKLMVDRTLFDQPNGLCFSPDEKLLYVNDTVQALIRVFDVVADGTLSNARVFASGIRSELEAGLPDGMKCDQHGNVWVTAPGGVWVYSARGELLGKVRVPELVANLAWGGPDFRTLYLTSTHSVYAIPTRTGPRHEPYMSGRRSGGGAAGPGPAAASPILADGEMRLDPNRCAMIIQDLQNDVIMDGGAFADSGAPGHAKQQHVVENVRRLAEAARARGVTIIHVWFVVEPGAPGVTLNAPLFEGLVDSKAMVRGSWGAAPVPGLEPRPGDFVVEKMRMSAWEGTRLETILKATGRDMIINTGAWTNMSVEHTARTGADKGYFMVVPEDCCSTMNADWHSASINFAMQNVAVVTRADAVIRALG; encoded by the coding sequence ATGACCCATGTCACCTTGCGCTCCGAATTCGAAACGCTGATCGACCCCTACGCGCCGGTCGCGCAGGTCGGAACGGGCTTTGATTTCACGGAAGGCCCGATCTGGCATCCGATCGATCACTATTTGCTGTTCTCGGACATGCCGGGCGACGTGCGCCGGCGCTGGGATGCGCGGCGTGGCGTCGCCGAGGTCAAGCGCCCGTCGAACAAATGCAACGGCATGACCTATGACGCCGAGCTCAACCTGATCGTCTGCGAGCACGCGACCTCGTCGCTGATCCGCGAACGGCCGGACGGACGGCGCGAAGTGCTGGCCTCGCACTTTGGCGGACAGGAGCTGAATAGCCCCAACGACGTCTGCGTGCACTCCTCCGGCGCGATCTATTTCTCGGATCCCTGGTACGGCCGCATGCCGGTCTATGGCGTCGAGCGGCCGCGGCAGCTCGGCTTCCAGGGCGTCTACCGCGTGGTGCCCGGCAGCGAGCCCAAGCTCATGGTCGATAGAACCCTGTTCGACCAGCCGAACGGACTATGCTTCTCGCCCGACGAAAAGCTGCTCTATGTCAACGACACCGTGCAGGCGCTGATCCGCGTGTTCGACGTCGTCGCCGACGGCACGCTGTCCAACGCGCGCGTGTTCGCGAGCGGCATCCGCTCCGAACTCGAGGCGGGCCTGCCTGACGGCATGAAGTGCGACCAGCACGGCAATGTCTGGGTCACCGCGCCCGGTGGGGTCTGGGTCTATTCGGCACGCGGCGAGTTGCTCGGAAAGGTTCGTGTGCCCGAGCTCGTCGCCAATCTCGCCTGGGGCGGACCGGATTTCCGGACGCTCTACCTGACCTCGACCCATTCGGTCTATGCCATCCCGACCAGGACCGGCCCGCGCCACGAGCCCTATATGAGCGGCAGACGCAGCGGTGGCGGAGCTGCAGGTCCCGGTCCCGCGGCAGCAAGCCCCATCCTCGCCGACGGCGAGATGCGGCTCGATCCAAACCGCTGCGCCATGATCATCCAGGATCTCCAGAACGACGTCATCATGGATGGCGGTGCCTTCGCCGACTCCGGTGCGCCCGGCCACGCCAAGCAGCAACATGTCGTCGAGAACGTCCGTCGCCTGGCGGAAGCCGCGCGCGCGCGGGGCGTAACCATTATCCATGTCTGGTTCGTGGTCGAGCCCGGCGCGCCCGGCGTGACGCTGAACGCGCCGCTGTTCGAAGGTCTGGTCGATAGCAAGGCGATGGTGCGCGGCAGCTGGGGTGCGGCGCCCGTTCCAGGCCTCGAGCCGCGCCCCGGCGACTTCGTGGTCGAGAAGATGCGGATGAGCGCCTGGGAGGGCACGCGGCTGGAGACGATCCTCAAAGCCACCGGCCGCGACATGATCATCAACACCGGCGCCTGGACCAACATGTCGGTCGAGCACACCGCGCGCACCGGAGCCGACAAGGGCTATTTCATGGTCGTGCCGGAAGATTGCTGTTCGACCATGAATGCCGACTGGCACTCGGCGTCGATCAACTTCGCCATGCAAAACGTCGCCGTCGTCACACGCGCCGACGCCGTCATCAGAGCGCTGGGATGA